From the Thermococcus guaymasensis DSM 11113 genome, one window contains:
- a CDS encoding CGP-CTERM sorting domain-containing protein: MKRFVMSATLLLLVSSMLLPIASASEWKFDPSLVHFYMYGAKTCPHCRHMKELIPATYGSDKFTYYELTGNNHNINVFGNISRLTGITGVPAIGIVYNGTLVAVIEGEYNVSATPEIIKAAIENHGMLLFVGGRAYILPRNETEAMETIEKLQYLFTRAGEPSKTSTTTKKTHTTTSKATANETHITTNGNDKRICGPALIIAIAMVPLFLGRNR, from the coding sequence ATGAAGAGATTCGTCATGTCAGCGACTCTCCTGTTGTTAGTCTCTTCAATGCTCCTTCCAATCGCTTCCGCCTCCGAGTGGAAGTTTGACCCCTCGCTGGTTCACTTCTACATGTATGGGGCTAAAACCTGCCCCCACTGCAGGCACATGAAGGAGCTCATACCCGCCACATACGGTTCAGACAAGTTCACGTACTACGAATTGACGGGCAACAATCACAACATCAATGTTTTCGGTAACATCTCCCGGCTTACTGGCATTACCGGTGTCCCCGCGATAGGTATAGTGTACAACGGCACCCTCGTGGCCGTGATTGAAGGTGAGTACAACGTTTCAGCAACCCCTGAAATAATCAAGGCAGCTATAGAGAACCATGGAATGCTCCTCTTTGTTGGAGGTAGGGCTTACATTCTCCCCCGCAACGAAACTGAAGCCATGGAAACCATAGAAAAGCTCCAGTACCTATTCACAAGGGCGGGTGAGCCAAGTAAAACCTCCACGACAACCAAGAAAACTCATACAACCACCAGCAAGGCAACAGCTAATGAAACTCACATAACAACCAACGGAAATGACAAGCGGATCTGCGGTCCCGCGCTCATAATCGCGATTGCAATGGTTCCCCTCTTCCTAGGGAGGAACCGTTGA
- a CDS encoding toprim domain-containing protein, translating to MAIVDVRILVEGASDVEVVSKALQGLALGSEYNITISSIIPTTNIEIAKSAAAGADLLIIATDADRVGRELAERLFNELGEMVGHIERMKLPLGHDLEHVDVELVRKELKNTLVRAGLKSLRVLPEYMELRKELLDIKGQYDELAQQYEGLEHEHEELKKKYEELRSEYLSLKQENESLQTLLEKKSRPVKIEEAWKALFPAEPVPPEEYLAIAVEKLGLNGKIVVGQGYIYAEDEEAVGELLKTVYLGMMISKELAEKKAAERKEEPEKSKEPIEELEGVLSEIEED from the coding sequence GTGGCGATAGTCGATGTCAGGATTCTGGTTGAAGGCGCGAGCGATGTTGAGGTCGTCAGCAAAGCCCTTCAGGGCCTGGCACTGGGAAGTGAATACAACATAACGATCTCATCAATAATCCCGACGACCAACATAGAGATAGCCAAGAGTGCCGCCGCTGGGGCAGACCTACTGATAATAGCGACCGACGCCGACAGAGTCGGCAGGGAGCTCGCAGAGAGGCTCTTCAACGAGCTCGGCGAGATGGTAGGCCACATTGAGAGGATGAAGCTCCCCCTCGGCCACGATCTGGAGCACGTTGACGTTGAACTCGTCAGGAAAGAGCTAAAAAACACCCTGGTCAGGGCAGGGCTAAAGAGCCTTCGGGTTCTCCCCGAATACATGGAGCTCAGAAAGGAGCTCCTTGACATCAAGGGGCAGTACGACGAGCTGGCCCAGCAATATGAGGGCCTAGAGCACGAACACGAGGAACTGAAGAAGAAGTACGAGGAGCTCAGGAGCGAGTACCTGAGTCTCAAGCAGGAGAACGAGAGCCTCCAGACCCTTCTGGAAAAGAAGAGCAGACCTGTAAAGATAGAAGAAGCCTGGAAGGCCCTGTTCCCAGCCGAGCCCGTGCCACCAGAGGAGTACCTCGCGATCGCAGTTGAAAAACTGGGGCTCAACGGAAAGATCGTTGTCGGCCAGGGATACATCTACGCAGAAGACGAAGAAGCCGTTGGAGAGCTCCTCAAGACGGTATATCTCGGCATGATGATCTCAAAAGAGCTCGCAGAAAAGAAAGCCGCCGAGAGAAAAGAAGAGCCTGAAAAGAGTAAAGAGCCCATAGAAGAGCTTGAGGGAGTCCTCTCGGAGATCGAGGAGGATTGA
- a CDS encoding emp24/gp25L/p24 family protein — translation MSEDVPSLKRIAEPRSLKPAPGVVVGYRRVRTKGTWAVFIISLIMVAIGLALIVHPPMSSKVAYTIDDELKPQYYFHPWFVLKKGEKLEVRGTVRGGNNDIWIYVKEGGRTVEDFKLVKSPVDVIFTAPEDGNYTLYIDNSMSLVSSKILHLELIRHYYDYVPGGLFLFFGFIVLVVSLIGLMIGQKRLMIRVGDETYEFWPTNWGKVNVAVNGVTLDSKVKPGDKFRIGPNDEHILEIKMVGRFFKKTGFFVDGREVGRLP, via the coding sequence ATGAGTGAGGATGTTCCGAGTTTGAAGAGGATAGCGGAGCCGAGGTCTTTGAAGCCGGCTCCGGGTGTTGTGGTTGGGTATCGGAGAGTTAGAACCAAAGGAACGTGGGCAGTTTTTATAATCTCACTGATTATGGTGGCCATTGGCCTTGCGCTTATAGTGCACCCACCGATGAGTTCGAAGGTTGCATACACTATAGATGATGAGTTAAAGCCGCAGTATTACTTCCATCCTTGGTTTGTGCTTAAGAAGGGTGAGAAACTTGAAGTGAGGGGAACTGTGCGTGGTGGGAATAATGATATCTGGATTTATGTTAAAGAGGGCGGGCGGACAGTCGAGGATTTTAAGCTTGTCAAGAGTCCGGTTGATGTTATTTTCACAGCGCCTGAGGATGGAAATTATACGTTGTATATCGACAACAGTATGAGCTTGGTGAGTTCTAAGATCCTCCACTTGGAACTCATCAGGCATTATTATGATTATGTGCCTGGAGGATTGTTCCTCTTCTTTGGTTTTATAGTATTAGTGGTGAGCCTTATTGGCCTTATGATAGGGCAGAAACGACTTATGATAAGAGTTGGGGACGAAACTTATGAGTTTTGGCCCACGAATTGGGGAAAGGTAAACGTTGCGGTGAATGGTGTCACTCTTGATTCAAAAGTCAAGCCTGGCGATAAGTTTAGGATTGGCCCGAATGATGAGCATATTTTGGAAATTAAGATGGTGGGCAGGTTTTTCAAGAAGACTGGTTTCTTCGTGGATGGCCGCGAGGTCGGCCGGTTGCCGTGA
- the xerA gene encoding site-specific tyrosine recombinase/integron integrase encodes MSQYDSDILEEFATYLDLEGKSPNTIRMYTYYVRRYLEERGDLNFRSALRFLARLRREGYSNRSLNLVVQALRAYFRFEGLEEEAEKLKPPKVPKSLPKALTPEDVRKLLSVIPPTRRRDRLIVLLLYGAGLRVSELCNLKKSDVDLDRGIITVRGGKGAKDRVVPISTTLAKEIKTYLKERDDNSEYLLVEVRRNTKDKLSPKTVWYLLSRYGKKAGVKVTPHMLRHSFATHMLERGVDIRAIQELLGHSNLSTTQIYTKVTVEHLKKAQEKAKLLENLMEGEEI; translated from the coding sequence ATGAGCCAGTACGACTCAGATATCCTCGAAGAGTTTGCAACCTATCTTGACCTAGAGGGCAAAAGCCCAAACACGATAAGGATGTACACCTACTACGTCAGACGGTACCTAGAGGAGAGGGGCGATCTTAACTTCCGCTCCGCTCTCCGTTTTCTTGCCCGTTTGAGGAGGGAGGGCTATTCAAACAGGAGCCTGAACCTCGTCGTCCAGGCCCTGAGGGCCTATTTCCGTTTTGAGGGACTAGAGGAAGAAGCTGAGAAGCTCAAGCCCCCTAAAGTCCCCAAAAGCCTGCCAAAGGCCTTAACTCCCGAAGATGTAAGAAAACTGCTCTCGGTTATTCCTCCCACTAGGAGGAGAGACAGGCTGATCGTCCTCCTTCTTTACGGAGCGGGGCTACGCGTAAGCGAGCTATGCAACCTGAAAAAAAGCGATGTCGACCTCGATAGAGGCATTATAACGGTCAGAGGGGGAAAGGGTGCAAAAGACCGCGTTGTTCCCATTTCCACCACGCTGGCAAAAGAAATCAAAACCTACCTTAAAGAGCGGGACGACAACAGTGAATATCTCCTCGTAGAAGTCAGAAGAAATACAAAGGACAAACTTTCTCCTAAGACCGTCTGGTATCTGCTCAGCCGGTACGGCAAGAAGGCCGGCGTTAAAGTAACCCCCCACATGCTGAGGCACAGCTTTGCGACCCACATGCTGGAGAGGGGGGTTGACATAAGGGCAATCCAAGAACTCCTCGGCCATTCAAACCTGTCAACAACGCAGATATATACCAAAGTAACAGTCGAACACCTCAAGAAGGCCCAGGAGAAGGCCAAACTCCTTGAGAATCTGATGGAGGGCGAAGAAATTTAG
- a CDS encoding AbrB/MazE/SpoVT family DNA-binding domain-containing protein — protein sequence MTTSEARVVEPLAKFHAKVYVKGRIRIINNEREFLGLTDGDIVKLIIRTLDEEKKPIARAYFEGMLVSGGNVTIPKDLIQKLNIKKGDMVEVLLVGYTKLNEIIPKEHYRLLKQFKYGKFKLITADEEKQLLESITSILY from the coding sequence ATGACTACCAGCGAAGCCAGAGTAGTCGAGCCATTGGCGAAGTTTCACGCAAAAGTATACGTCAAAGGGAGAATCAGGATAATCAACAATGAACGGGAGTTTTTGGGGCTTACCGATGGGGATATTGTAAAACTAATCATTCGGACTCTCGACGAAGAGAAAAAGCCAATTGCCAGGGCATATTTTGAGGGCATGTTAGTTTCAGGAGGAAATGTAACCATCCCCAAAGACCTCATACAAAAGCTCAACATCAAAAAGGGAGACATGGTGGAAGTCCTACTCGTCGGTTATACCAAACTAAACGAAATCATACCTAAGGAACACTACAGACTCCTCAAACAGTTCAAGTATGGAAAGTTCAAACTCATCACTGCTGACGAAGAGAAACAGTTGCTTGAGAGCATTACTTCTATTCTTTATTGA
- a CDS encoding alanyl-tRNA editing protein: MTRKLYYEDAYLKEAKAKVLEVKDNALLLDRTVFYPTGGGQPHDRGTINGVEVLDVYKDEAGNVWHVVAEPEKFKPGDEVELKIDWDYRYKLMRIHTAMHLLEHVLNLVLPGKWELYGSGMSVEKGRYDILYPENVNQWKQEIIETFNRLVDEGGEVKIWWEGETRYTQIMDFEVIPCGGTHVKDIKEIGHLKKFKRSSLGKGKQRLEIWLED; the protein is encoded by the coding sequence ATGACCCGCAAGCTCTACTACGAGGACGCATACCTCAAGGAAGCAAAGGCGAAGGTTCTTGAAGTAAAAGACAACGCCCTTCTCCTCGACCGGACAGTCTTCTATCCGACCGGCGGCGGCCAGCCCCACGACAGGGGAACGATAAACGGCGTAGAGGTTCTGGACGTCTACAAGGACGAGGCCGGAAACGTCTGGCACGTCGTTGCCGAACCGGAGAAGTTCAAACCCGGCGACGAAGTAGAGCTCAAAATAGACTGGGACTACCGCTACAAGCTCATGCGCATACACACCGCGATGCACCTGCTTGAGCACGTCCTTAACCTCGTCCTTCCAGGGAAGTGGGAGCTCTATGGAAGCGGAATGAGCGTTGAGAAGGGCCGCTACGACATTCTGTATCCCGAAAACGTGAACCAGTGGAAGCAGGAAATCATTGAGACATTCAACAGACTCGTTGATGAGGGCGGTGAAGTAAAAATTTGGTGGGAAGGCGAGACGAGGTACACTCAGATAATGGACTTTGAGGTGATTCCCTGCGGTGGGACGCACGTTAAGGACATAAAAGAGATAGGGCACCTTAAGAAGTTCAAGCGCTCCAGTCTCGGAAAAGGAAAGCAGAGACTTGAAATCTGGCTTGAAGATTGA
- a CDS encoding ATP-binding protein, translating into MGVSIYIGKNSDKEKRYIDLKETEANHITFLGPSGSGKTTVMRAIAEEIFDKVPGALIIVIEQKYDKNKARELMNFLALITKRKGSDFVKENFQDLLTYYNILKNDGVLHGKPGDFAFGWPNWPFTTVPPFPNDRHSILSWHGLKPKSFPVKRIVFRPTRDISAIEKDNNCIAVNGKIRYKDVDFDFISRLAQINRNTIYGRVIKQAWDLEKKRDPDELERFGKEWEKKYRPNSNVPSQTLLSILEVCALLRSDTIFSKHKDFTSELSTDVINVIDFSANSELTPAEEAWIFKHLVMYIVSKFVRFRNTPVFFIIDEVQNLLQHSDGRKALDKLNREGRSNWVNIISGTQYMYGLPAFLVYGAAHIGIIGRIASADDEMLLRKVIRDFHRIRNPKVKSFTEYKNVKPWLKGRGWFSFDKMYTERMYFRPPQSL; encoded by the coding sequence ATGGGGGTATCAATTTATATCGGGAAGAATAGCGATAAAGAGAAACGGTACATCGATTTAAAGGAAACCGAGGCTAACCACATTACTTTCCTCGGACCAAGTGGAAGCGGAAAGACCACAGTCATGAGGGCCATTGCCGAGGAGATATTTGACAAGGTTCCAGGGGCCCTCATCATAGTCATCGAGCAGAAGTACGACAAGAACAAGGCCCGAGAGCTCATGAACTTCCTCGCACTTATCACCAAAAGAAAAGGCTCGGACTTCGTCAAAGAGAACTTTCAAGACCTACTGACCTATTATAACATTCTCAAAAACGATGGCGTTCTTCACGGAAAGCCTGGCGATTTCGCATTCGGTTGGCCCAACTGGCCGTTCACGACAGTCCCTCCATTTCCGAACGACAGACATTCCATCCTCTCCTGGCACGGGCTCAAACCAAAATCATTTCCAGTCAAGAGAATAGTCTTTAGACCCACCAGAGACATCTCAGCGATTGAAAAAGACAACAACTGCATAGCCGTAAACGGAAAAATCCGCTACAAAGACGTTGACTTTGACTTCATCAGCAGGCTTGCTCAAATCAACAGAAACACGATTTACGGACGGGTCATCAAACAGGCGTGGGATCTGGAAAAGAAACGAGACCCCGACGAGCTGGAGCGCTTTGGCAAAGAGTGGGAGAAAAAGTATCGGCCTAACTCCAACGTACCAAGCCAAACCCTCCTCAGCATTCTCGAAGTCTGCGCGCTCCTGAGGAGCGATACAATCTTCTCAAAGCACAAAGACTTTACCTCCGAGCTCTCAACCGACGTCATCAACGTGATAGACTTCTCCGCAAACTCCGAGCTGACACCAGCTGAGGAAGCCTGGATATTCAAACACCTCGTCATGTACATCGTCTCCAAGTTCGTCCGCTTCAGAAACACGCCAGTCTTCTTCATCATTGACGAAGTTCAGAACCTCCTCCAGCACTCTGACGGCAGGAAAGCCCTCGATAAACTAAACAGGGAGGGCCGCTCCAATTGGGTGAACATTATCAGCGGAACCCAATACATGTACGGCCTGCCCGCCTTCCTCGTTTACGGAGCAGCTCACATCGGGATCATTGGCAGGATTGCCAGTGCTGATGACGAGATGCTCCTGAGAAAAGTCATCCGGGACTTCCACCGCATCAGGAACCCCAAGGTGAAAAGCTTCACCGAGTACAAGAACGTTAAGCCCTGGTTAAAGGGCCGCGGCTGGTTCTCTTTTGATAAAATGTACACCGAGCGGATGTACTTCCGCCCACCACAGAGTTTGTGA
- a CDS encoding 30S ribosomal protein S6e, producing the protein MATFKVVISNPKNGIAKQIEISGDAAEKLIGKRIGDEIPVKELGINLSEIFGEEIPEDAKLKIRGGTDKDGFPMRPDVHGPRRVKILLSTGPGFRPKERGERRKKTVRGNTISPEIVQINAVLVF; encoded by the coding sequence ATGGCTACGTTTAAGGTTGTTATATCCAACCCGAAGAACGGGATTGCCAAGCAGATAGAGATAAGCGGCGATGCCGCGGAGAAGCTCATAGGCAAGCGCATAGGTGACGAGATTCCTGTCAAGGAGCTCGGCATAAACCTCTCCGAGATCTTCGGCGAGGAGATCCCCGAGGACGCCAAGCTCAAGATAAGGGGCGGTACTGACAAGGACGGCTTCCCCATGCGTCCGGACGTTCACGGCCCGAGGAGGGTCAAGATACTCCTCTCAACGGGGCCAGGGTTCAGGCCGAAAGAGAGGGGAGAGAGGAGAAAGAAGACCGTTAGGGGCAACACCATAAGCCCCGAGATCGTCCAGATAAACGCGGTCCTCGTCTTCTGA
- a CDS encoding ribose 1,5-bisphosphate isomerase: MTVLKEVLEIAEKIKNMEIRGAGKIARFAAYALQVQAEKSKATNVDEFWGEMKQAAKILFETRPTAVSLPNALRYVMHRGKIAYQSGADLEQLRYVIITAAKEFIHNSEKAIERIGEIGAKRIEDGDVIMTHCHSKAAISVMKTAWDQGKDIKVIVTETRPKWQGKITAKELASYGIPVIYVVDSAARHYMKMTDKVVMGADSITVNGAVINKIGTALIALTAKEHRVWTMIAAETYKFHPETMLGQLVEIEMRDPYEVIPKEELETWPKNIEVWNPAFDVTPPEYVDVIITERGVIPPSAAIDILKEEFGWALKYREPWED, translated from the coding sequence ATGACAGTGCTCAAAGAGGTTCTCGAAATAGCGGAAAAGATAAAGAACATGGAGATACGCGGTGCAGGAAAGATAGCCCGCTTCGCCGCCTACGCCCTGCAGGTGCAGGCTGAAAAGAGCAAAGCGACGAATGTTGACGAGTTTTGGGGCGAGATGAAACAGGCCGCCAAGATTCTCTTCGAGACAAGGCCCACCGCTGTTTCTCTACCCAACGCGCTCCGTTACGTCATGCACCGCGGCAAAATAGCCTATCAGAGCGGTGCTGACCTGGAACAGCTTAGATATGTTATAATAACAGCCGCTAAGGAGTTCATCCACAACTCTGAGAAGGCCATCGAGAGGATCGGAGAGATAGGTGCGAAGCGCATAGAGGACGGTGACGTCATAATGACCCACTGCCACAGCAAAGCAGCGATAAGCGTCATGAAGACTGCATGGGATCAGGGCAAGGACATAAAGGTAATCGTCACCGAGACGAGGCCCAAGTGGCAGGGCAAGATCACCGCGAAGGAGCTCGCCAGCTACGGTATTCCGGTCATCTACGTCGTTGACTCAGCCGCAAGGCACTACATGAAGATGACCGACAAGGTCGTCATGGGAGCCGACAGCATTACCGTGAACGGCGCCGTCATAAACAAGATTGGAACCGCTCTGATAGCGCTCACCGCCAAGGAGCACCGCGTCTGGACGATGATAGCGGCGGAAACCTATAAGTTCCACCCCGAGACGATGCTCGGCCAGCTGGTCGAGATAGAGATGCGCGACCCCTACGAGGTCATCCCGAAGGAGGAGCTTGAGACCTGGCCGAAGAACATCGAGGTCTGGAACCCGGCCTTCGACGTCACCCCGCCGGAGTACGTTGACGTCATCATCACCGAGCGCGGTGTAATCCCGCCGAGCGCGGCAATAGACATCCTCAAGGAAGAGTTCGGCTGGGCGCTGAAATACAGGGAGCCCTGGGAGGACTGA
- a CDS encoding PEGA domain-containing protein has protein sequence MKRSMSIWIVVLIISTVPVLGNVTEENTSSIPWARTYGNGEDNGLIAVAITPNGDIIAVGYTDSFSPGNLDVWVFDLDGRGNVKWQRTYGGSRWDWTKGVAIAPNGDIIVIGGTNSFGAGKSDAWVLRIPLNGKLPGCGFCHSLNLPGKELHLSVMETDAHVEDSSAIVRTEEIEVQTQYFNLSYSANSSSYWARSYGGNKSERANAIAMTPNGDFVVVGYYGVIDAWSTNADAWILRLEENGSIRWQKIYGGSNDPLPPDELCAVAIASNRDIVVVGYTWSFGAGMGDFWVLRLDENGNVIWQKTYGGSGDDRASAVAITDNGDIIVAGYTYSFGAGERDVWILRLDKEGNVKWQKTYGGQKYDEAHALAIAPNGDIIVAGYTDNSEAGGRDALILRLDENGSVEWQGTYGGENVDVAKAIALASNGDIIVAGYTESFDVKDCDAWVLRLDGQGNVKWQKAYGDYERRIGNYDQANSVAIAPNGDIIIAGYSKSIDQWGLNGDVWVLRLDKNGSVIWQRTYGGKLGDVVNGLTLSEEGDILMAGHTFSFGAGGRDVWVIRLPSDGELPNCTFCGSAKIQVLDPFPSVHESNATVGKGNARVQNSDVRTFKIEVQTQYEYASITINSNPPGASVYVNDTYLGTTPLVTTLVPGLYNVKISKRDYVEYTTKRILNPGDHQELNVSLTPDFGYLTISSHPSGAVVIIDGNEVGNTPLEGYRLPVGQYKVVIQKEGYEVEDFVVTIRAGLEVTRSINLTSVQTTETPTPITTTTTTITTTEGSSTTAGTDKGMIICGPATVLVLTTIPLLMRKRR, from the coding sequence GTGAAACGGTCAATGAGTATTTGGATTGTGGTTTTGATTATTAGCACTGTCCCAGTCTTGGGGAATGTTACGGAAGAGAATACATCCTCAATCCCGTGGGCAAGGACCTATGGAAATGGTGAAGATAACGGGCTTATCGCAGTTGCCATAACTCCCAATGGAGATATTATTGCCGTTGGTTACACTGACAGCTTTAGCCCGGGTAATTTGGATGTATGGGTATTTGATCTGGACGGAAGAGGTAATGTTAAGTGGCAGAGAACTTACGGGGGAAGTCGTTGGGATTGGACCAAAGGAGTTGCAATAGCTCCTAACGGTGATATCATAGTAATCGGCGGTACTAACAGCTTCGGTGCAGGAAAATCGGATGCTTGGGTTCTCCGTATTCCTCTGAATGGAAAACTTCCCGGCTGTGGTTTCTGCCATAGCCTTAATCTACCGGGAAAAGAACTCCACCTGTCGGTTATGGAGACCGACGCGCATGTTGAAGACTCAAGTGCCATTGTTAGAACGGAAGAAATTGAAGTTCAGACCCAATATTTCAACCTTAGCTATAGCGCCAATTCCAGCTCATACTGGGCAAGGAGTTACGGAGGAAACAAATCGGAGAGGGCCAATGCAATTGCGATGACGCCCAATGGGGACTTTGTAGTGGTCGGTTATTATGGAGTCATTGATGCCTGGAGCACCAATGCAGATGCGTGGATTCTTCGCCTGGAGGAGAATGGTAGTATTAGATGGCAAAAAATATACGGTGGAAGTAATGATCCTCTTCCTCCAGATGAACTTTGTGCTGTTGCAATAGCTTCAAACAGGGACATCGTAGTGGTGGGGTATACATGGAGCTTCGGGGCTGGTATGGGTGATTTTTGGGTTCTTCGCTTGGATGAAAACGGCAACGTAATATGGCAGAAAACCTACGGTGGGAGTGGTGACGATAGGGCCAGTGCAGTTGCAATAACAGACAACGGGGATATCATTGTTGCAGGCTACACATATAGCTTTGGGGCCGGAGAAAGGGATGTATGGATTCTGAGGCTCGACAAAGAAGGTAATGTGAAATGGCAAAAAACATACGGAGGACAGAAGTACGATGAAGCTCACGCACTCGCTATCGCTCCAAACGGGGATATTATCGTAGCGGGCTATACTGACAATTCAGAAGCCGGTGGAAGGGACGCCTTAATCCTTAGGTTAGATGAAAACGGGAGCGTAGAATGGCAGGGAACCTATGGTGGAGAGAACGTAGACGTGGCTAAAGCGATTGCCTTGGCCTCCAACGGGGACATAATCGTGGCGGGCTATACTGAAAGCTTTGACGTTAAGGATTGTGACGCCTGGGTTCTAAGGCTTGATGGGCAGGGTAACGTTAAGTGGCAGAAGGCGTACGGAGACTACGAGAGAAGGATAGGCAATTATGATCAAGCTAATTCAGTCGCAATAGCTCCAAACGGGGACATTATCATAGCAGGTTATTCCAAATCTATCGATCAGTGGGGCCTCAACGGTGACGTTTGGGTTCTTCGCCTAGACAAGAACGGGAGTGTAATATGGCAGAGGACCTACGGCGGAAAATTGGGCGATGTGGTCAATGGACTTACTCTTTCTGAGGAAGGAGACATTCTTATGGCAGGGCACACCTTCAGCTTTGGCGCGGGCGGTAGAGACGTTTGGGTCATTCGCCTTCCCTCGGATGGAGAACTTCCTAACTGTACATTCTGCGGTAGTGCAAAAATTCAAGTGCTCGACCCTTTTCCCAGCGTTCACGAATCGAATGCAACAGTTGGGAAGGGTAATGCACGTGTTCAAAACTCAGATGTTAGAACGTTTAAAATTGAAGTCCAGACACAGTACGAATATGCCTCTATTACCATTAACTCAAATCCTCCTGGAGCGAGCGTTTATGTGAACGATACCTACTTGGGAACCACACCGTTGGTCACCACCCTAGTTCCGGGACTTTACAACGTAAAAATTTCCAAGAGAGATTACGTGGAGTATACGACAAAAAGGATATTAAACCCTGGAGATCATCAAGAACTGAACGTTTCGTTGACTCCGGATTTTGGATACCTAACTATTAGCTCCCACCCAAGCGGTGCTGTTGTTATAATAGATGGGAATGAGGTTGGAAACACCCCTCTGGAAGGATACAGGCTTCCTGTCGGTCAGTACAAAGTTGTTATCCAAAAAGAGGGCTATGAAGTGGAAGACTTCGTTGTGACAATACGGGCTGGACTTGAAGTCACGAGGAGCATTAACCTCACATCGGTTCAAACTACAGAAACTCCCACCCCCATAACGACTACCACGACTACAATAACCACCACAGAGGGTTCCTCCACTACAGCAGGGACGGACAAAGGCATGATAATATGTGGTCCAGCTACTGTGTTGGTTCTTACCACTATTCCCCTTCTCATGAGGAAGAGGCGTTGA
- a CDS encoding AbrB/MazE/SpoVT family DNA-binding domain-containing protein, with product MTDQDSGAAQIIEPLAKYPTKVMVQGRITLLSTIREYYNIDLGDFIELIVRKYCPDDVLRGHFLARVYDKGYMTIPKGLRDELGIQKGDFVEVLIIDIIKPGDLLGEKAKLLSGVLKGKYELLTPEKESVLMEGVQ from the coding sequence ATGACAGACCAAGACAGCGGAGCCGCTCAAATCATCGAACCACTCGCGAAATATCCTACCAAAGTGATGGTGCAAGGCAGGATTACTCTCTTGAGCACGATTAGAGAGTATTATAACATTGATTTGGGAGATTTTATTGAGCTAATTGTACGCAAGTACTGTCCGGATGATGTGTTAAGGGGGCACTTCTTGGCCAGGGTTTATGATAAAGGGTACATGACGATACCTAAAGGCCTAAGGGATGAGTTAGGAATTCAAAAAGGAGATTTCGTGGAGGTACTTATCATTGACATCATCAAACCCGGGGACCTCCTTGGCGAGAAAGCCAAGCTCCTAAGTGGTGTGCTTAAGGGTAAATACGAACTATTGACCCCCGAAAAAGAATCGGTCTTAATGGAGGGAGTCCAATGA
- a CDS encoding sugar phosphate isomerase/epimerase family protein, with the protein MEIGVTIYPNFVTKDKSLASILADVKIKSYDFVSIFPHTLGMIVNGQVVEKSLRNIESTLKGVGIDYIVRMPTSMNLRDHIYHSRHFRVAKAVADVAIKLGAKVIVMQSGKTGRLDLEIEALQHLADMVKPFGIKIALENTYSVKDTLYVVDNVNRDNVGFALDVAHAFLSAQGDENKLLEDVKLGTDKTIILMIHDNFGKLFPQVEPEDALAYGVGDLHLLPGEGKIPFGKVLKLFGDVPLLLKVKDPEKFAKMPTKKGVIELLTSL; encoded by the coding sequence ATGGAAATAGGAGTGACCATTTATCCAAACTTCGTAACCAAAGACAAGAGCCTCGCATCGATACTCGCGGACGTGAAGATAAAGTCCTACGACTTCGTCTCGATATTTCCCCACACCCTGGGCATGATAGTCAACGGACAGGTTGTTGAGAAGAGTCTCAGAAACATTGAGAGCACCCTAAAGGGCGTTGGGATAGACTACATCGTGAGGATGCCGACTTCTATGAACCTGAGGGACCACATCTACCATAGCAGGCACTTCCGTGTTGCCAAGGCCGTTGCGGACGTCGCCATAAAGCTCGGGGCCAAGGTTATAGTCATGCAGAGCGGCAAAACCGGAAGGCTGGACCTTGAAATAGAGGCGCTTCAGCATCTGGCAGACATGGTGAAGCCCTTCGGCATAAAGATAGCCCTTGAGAACACTTATAGCGTCAAGGACACGCTCTACGTTGTCGATAACGTGAACAGGGACAACGTTGGCTTTGCCCTCGATGTCGCCCACGCCTTCCTGAGCGCACAGGGAGACGAGAACAAGCTTTTGGAGGACGTCAAACTCGGCACTGACAAGACGATAATCCTGATGATCCACGACAACTTTGGAAAGCTCTTCCCACAGGTCGAGCCCGAGGACGCTTTAGCTTATGGCGTCGGTGACCTCCACCTCCTGCCCGGGGAAGGCAAGATCCCCTTCGGAAAGGTCTTAAAGCTGTTCGGCGACGTGCCGCTCCTGCTCAAGGTGAAGGATCCAGAGAAGTTCGCAAAAATGCCGACGAAAAAAGGAGTGATAGAACTCCTGACATCGCTCTGA